A DNA window from Xanthomonas campestris pv. campestris str. ATCC 33913 contains the following coding sequences:
- a CDS encoding S8 family serine peptidase, which translates to MSTGKRPTGPRTTRAATKKTAKTAPPAKRRSGRQATAKAETQEENGHRTRVQGKARTVIYIHGIGNKPPAEVLRCQWDKALFGRPMGERTRLAYWVNRECYPVPEPGSCDGRDVGPALNQSVQRALSTLGLVPGEQDLHALADALAQSEQERADLHQMLDELQAAPLAGGVQAKGPIDAINRVLLRLISAALLQDVHDLFFVPERAAQMRESLAQRLRAGGGPFVVVAHSQGSMIAYDVLRQLQADGCEVALFLTLGSPLGLPQVRSMFKRWTGTRKLPFPDCVRRWVNVAETRDPIALDPDLTDDIANAKGRFENIAAARLNPDWEHNPHSGSGYLAIAQVRAAVRQAVGVGFDQPVSNAVLIKDLSEQLEAHGADYRHEVLIELDRRVLGADPAGVRAQLLTHMRQIAGQSTGLDGDALDDAIELEDSLQRFISARLTRFEIETLQSRYRALGFRRVWRDAGKRALIHVSGNVLHVDAARTAYRARGQQIGWAVLDTGIAAGHPHFFVPGERDNVVAQWDCTRRGAPKRLTRADGKRFTALDGHGHGTHIAGIIAGCCRAAVPDARGNPGELLEFAGMAPETQLYGFKVLDDAGNGRDSWMIKAVQHVADLNERAGELVIHGVNLSLGGCFDPESYGCGFTPLCNELRRLWRQGVLVVVAAGNEGLAWLMQNDGGTYPANMDLSISDPGNLEDAIVVGSVHKSSPHNYGVSYFSSRGPTADGRSKPDVVAPGEKILSAYYGFDPRDPSSLMVEMSGTSMAAPHVSGVLAGFLSARREFIGFPDRVKQLLLDTCTDLQRDRYVQGRGVPNLMRMLGDT; encoded by the coding sequence ATGAGCACAGGCAAGCGCCCCACCGGCCCGCGCACGACGCGCGCCGCAACCAAGAAGACCGCCAAGACCGCCCCGCCGGCCAAGCGCCGTTCGGGGCGTCAGGCCACCGCCAAGGCGGAAACGCAAGAGGAAAACGGCCATCGCACGCGGGTGCAGGGCAAGGCCCGCACCGTCATCTACATCCATGGCATCGGCAACAAGCCACCGGCTGAGGTGTTGCGCTGCCAGTGGGACAAGGCCTTGTTCGGCCGCCCGATGGGTGAGCGCACGCGGCTTGCGTACTGGGTCAACCGCGAGTGCTACCCGGTGCCCGAGCCTGGCAGTTGCGATGGCCGCGATGTGGGGCCGGCGTTGAATCAGAGCGTGCAGCGGGCGTTGAGCACGCTGGGGCTGGTGCCGGGCGAGCAGGACCTGCACGCGCTGGCCGATGCGCTGGCACAGAGCGAGCAGGAGCGTGCTGATCTGCACCAGATGCTGGACGAGCTGCAGGCCGCGCCGCTTGCCGGCGGCGTGCAGGCGAAGGGGCCGATCGATGCGATCAACCGCGTGCTGTTGCGGCTGATTTCCGCGGCGCTGCTGCAGGATGTGCACGATCTGTTCTTTGTCCCGGAGCGGGCTGCGCAGATGCGCGAAAGCCTGGCGCAACGGTTGCGCGCCGGTGGCGGGCCGTTTGTGGTGGTGGCGCACAGCCAGGGCTCGATGATTGCCTACGACGTGCTGCGGCAGTTGCAGGCCGATGGCTGCGAGGTGGCGCTGTTCCTGACCCTGGGCTCGCCGCTGGGCTTGCCGCAGGTGCGCAGCATGTTCAAGCGCTGGACCGGGACGCGCAAACTGCCGTTCCCCGACTGCGTGCGGCGCTGGGTCAACGTGGCCGAAACGCGCGACCCGATCGCGCTGGATCCAGACCTGACCGACGACATCGCCAATGCCAAGGGGCGGTTCGAGAACATCGCCGCCGCGCGGCTCAACCCGGACTGGGAGCACAACCCGCATTCGGGCTCGGGATATCTGGCCATTGCGCAGGTGCGTGCAGCGGTGCGGCAGGCGGTGGGTGTGGGCTTCGATCAACCGGTCTCCAATGCGGTGCTGATCAAGGACCTCAGTGAGCAGCTCGAGGCGCACGGCGCGGACTATCGGCACGAGGTGTTGATCGAGCTGGACCGTCGCGTCCTGGGCGCGGACCCGGCCGGCGTGCGTGCGCAGTTGCTCACCCACATGCGCCAGATTGCCGGGCAGAGCACCGGCCTGGACGGCGATGCATTGGACGACGCGATCGAACTCGAAGACAGCCTGCAACGCTTCATTTCGGCGCGGCTGACGCGGTTCGAGATCGAAACGCTGCAAAGCCGCTACCGCGCGCTGGGTTTCCGGCGCGTCTGGCGCGATGCCGGCAAGCGTGCGCTGATCCACGTCTCGGGCAATGTGCTGCATGTGGATGCAGCACGCACGGCGTATCGCGCACGTGGGCAGCAGATCGGCTGGGCGGTCCTGGATACCGGCATTGCGGCCGGGCATCCACATTTCTTCGTGCCGGGCGAGCGCGACAATGTGGTGGCGCAGTGGGATTGCACCCGGCGCGGCGCGCCCAAGCGGCTGACGCGGGCCGATGGCAAACGGTTCACCGCACTCGATGGGCATGGCCATGGCACGCACATCGCCGGCATCATCGCCGGCTGTTGCCGGGCGGCGGTGCCCGATGCCCGTGGCAATCCGGGCGAACTGCTGGAATTTGCCGGCATGGCGCCGGAGACGCAGCTCTATGGCTTCAAGGTGCTGGACGACGCCGGCAACGGGCGCGATTCGTGGATGATCAAGGCAGTGCAGCACGTGGCCGACCTCAACGAGCGTGCCGGCGAGCTGGTGATCCACGGCGTCAATCTGAGCCTGGGCGGGTGCTTCGATCCGGAAAGCTACGGCTGTGGCTTCACCCCGTTATGCAACGAGTTGCGGCGGTTGTGGCGGCAGGGCGTACTGGTAGTGGTGGCGGCCGGCAACGAAGGCCTGGCCTGGCTGATGCAGAACGACGGCGGCACCTACCCGGCGAACATGGATCTGTCGATCAGCGATCCGGGCAATCTGGAGGACGCGATCGTGGTGGGATCGGTGCACAAGAGCAGCCCGCACAACTACGGCGTGTCGTATTTTTCATCCCGCGGGCCGACCGCCGATGGCCGCTCCAAACCTGATGTGGTCGCCCCGGGCGAAAAAATCCTGTCCGCGTACTACGGCTTCGACCCGCGCGACCCGTCCAGCCTGATGGTCGAAATGAGCGGCACCAGCATGGCCGCACCGCATGTGTCCGGCGTGCTGGCCGGTTTTTTATCCGCACGCCGCGAGTTCATCGGCTTTCCGGACCGGGTCAAGCAACTGCTGCTGGACACCTGCACCGACCTGCAGCGCGATCGTTACGTGCAGGGCAGGGGGGTGCCGAATTTGATGCGGATGCTTGGAGATACGTGA
- the smpB gene encoding SsrA-binding protein SmpB codes for MSKKPAKDKAKSATATKTIALNKRARHEYHLEERYEAGLALQGWEVKAIRAGRANIVDGYAYVRSGEIYLIGAQITPLIQASTHVIPVERRDRKLLLHRAEIDKVLTRVEREGYTLVPTALYWSSNKVKLEIALAKGKQSHDKRDAAKERDWQRDKQRVMRRHNRDA; via the coding sequence ATGAGCAAGAAGCCTGCCAAGGATAAAGCAAAGAGCGCGACGGCCACGAAAACCATCGCCCTGAACAAACGTGCGCGCCACGAGTACCACCTCGAGGAGCGCTATGAAGCCGGCCTGGCCCTGCAGGGCTGGGAGGTCAAGGCCATCCGCGCCGGGCGCGCGAACATCGTCGACGGCTACGCCTACGTGCGGTCGGGCGAGATTTACCTGATCGGCGCGCAGATCACCCCGTTGATCCAGGCTTCCACCCACGTGATTCCGGTGGAGCGCCGCGACCGCAAGCTACTGCTGCACCGTGCCGAGATCGACAAGGTGCTGACCCGCGTGGAGCGCGAAGGCTACACGCTGGTGCCCACCGCGCTGTACTGGAGCAGCAACAAGGTCAAGCTGGAGATCGCATTGGCCAAGGGCAAGCAATCGCACGACAAGCGCGATGCCGCCAAGGAACGCGACTGGCAGCGCGACAAGCAGCGCGTGATGCGGCGGCATAATCGGGATGCGTGA
- a CDS encoding type II toxin-antitoxin system RatA family toxin, translating into MPTIRRSALVEHSATRMFDLVNDVAAYPRRFGWCDAAHVLEEDDAHIVARLDLGLGSFRTWFTTENILERPERIVMHLRDGPFKRLEGLWEFQSLGDNACKVSLTLEVETSSRLLGPALALGFQGLADRMVNDFVRVADRGDV; encoded by the coding sequence ATGCCTACCATCCGTCGCAGCGCGCTTGTCGAACACAGCGCCACCCGCATGTTCGATCTGGTCAATGATGTCGCCGCCTATCCGCGCCGCTTCGGCTGGTGCGACGCTGCGCATGTGCTTGAAGAGGACGACGCCCACATCGTGGCGCGGCTGGACCTGGGGCTGGGATCGTTCCGCACCTGGTTCACCACCGAAAACATCCTCGAGCGGCCCGAACGCATCGTGATGCATCTGCGCGACGGGCCGTTCAAGCGCCTGGAAGGCCTGTGGGAATTTCAATCGCTGGGTGACAACGCGTGCAAGGTGAGCCTGACCCTTGAAGTGGAAACCAGCTCGCGGCTGCTGGGCCCGGCGCTGGCGCTGGGCTTCCAGGGCCTGGCCGACCGCATGGTCAACGATTTCGTGCGGGTCGCCGATCGCGGCGACGTCTAG
- the fur gene encoding ferric iron uptake transcriptional regulator, whose product METHDLRKVGLKVTHPRMRILELLEQKSNQHHLSAEDIYRQLLDHGDEIGLATVYRVLTQFEAAGLVLKHNFEGGQAVYELDRGGHHDHMVDVDTGHVIEFESEEIEALQRQIAAKHGYELEEHSLVLYVRKKRPR is encoded by the coding sequence ATGGAAACCCACGACCTGCGCAAAGTCGGGCTCAAGGTGACCCATCCGCGTATGCGGATCCTGGAACTGCTCGAACAGAAGAGCAACCAGCACCACCTCAGCGCAGAAGACATCTATCGCCAGCTGCTGGACCATGGCGACGAAATCGGCCTGGCCACGGTTTACCGCGTGCTGACCCAATTCGAGGCTGCTGGCCTGGTGTTGAAGCACAATTTCGAAGGCGGCCAGGCCGTGTACGAGCTGGACCGCGGCGGCCATCACGACCACATGGTCGATGTGGACACCGGCCACGTGATCGAGTTCGAGAGCGAAGAAATTGAAGCGCTGCAGCGCCAGATTGCGGCGAAGCATGGCTACGAGCTCGAAGAGCATTCGCTGGTGCTGTACGTGCGCAAGAAGCGCCCGCGCTGA
- the recN gene encoding DNA repair protein RecN, with the protein MLRHLSIKDFAVVRATELEFGPGMTVVSGETGAGKSLMVDALGFLSGLRADSGVVRHGADRAELSAEFQLPAEHPGLTWLADNELDDDAQCQLRRIIRADGGSRAWINGRPVTSSQLSDLAARLVEIHGQHEHQALMARNSQLALLDAYARNSAQREQVRQASQRWQALLDERDALSAQGDVSDRIGFLEHQLAELEREDLDPAAIAALDTNHRRQAHATALIGACESVVQQLNGDEGPSALGLLQDSRHDLARVAEHEPRLGEVDALLDSAAIQIEEALALLDRVRDDLDADPTQFEAMERRLGRLHDLARKHRVSPDELAAHRDHLTAEVESLRGADERLQQLDKHIEAAIGVWQGAASVLSASRQSAAQALSAATTTLIGELGMGGGQFLIQLQPQETLRPDPNGAERVEFLVAANAGQPPRALRKVASGGELSRISLAIEVAALGLDSVPTMVFDEVDSGIGGAVADIVGQKLRALGEERQVLCVTHLPQVAAKGHAHYRVSKAPVDGMTQSAVELLGPQARQEELARMLGGVEVSKEARAAARKLLQSA; encoded by the coding sequence ATGCTCAGACACCTCTCAATCAAGGATTTCGCCGTTGTCCGCGCCACCGAACTCGAATTCGGGCCGGGCATGACCGTGGTCTCGGGCGAAACCGGCGCCGGCAAGTCGCTGATGGTGGATGCGCTGGGCTTTTTGTCCGGCCTGCGCGCCGACAGCGGCGTGGTCCGCCACGGCGCCGACCGCGCCGAGCTGTCGGCCGAATTCCAGCTGCCGGCCGAGCATCCCGGCCTGACCTGGCTGGCCGACAACGAGCTCGATGACGATGCCCAATGCCAGCTGCGCCGGATCATTCGCGCCGACGGCGGCTCGCGCGCCTGGATCAACGGCCGCCCGGTGACCTCCTCGCAGCTGTCCGACCTGGCCGCGCGGCTGGTGGAAATCCACGGCCAGCACGAGCACCAGGCGCTGATGGCCCGCAACAGCCAGCTGGCCCTGCTCGATGCCTACGCCCGCAACAGCGCCCAGCGTGAGCAGGTGCGCCAGGCCAGCCAGCGCTGGCAGGCGCTGCTGGACGAGCGCGATGCCCTGTCTGCGCAAGGCGATGTCTCCGACCGCATCGGCTTTCTGGAGCACCAACTGGCCGAACTGGAGCGCGAGGACCTGGACCCGGCGGCCATCGCCGCGCTGGACACCAACCATCGCCGCCAGGCACACGCCACTGCCTTGATCGGCGCCTGCGAGAGCGTGGTCCAGCAGCTCAATGGCGACGAGGGCCCTTCGGCGCTGGGCCTGCTGCAGGACAGCCGGCACGACCTGGCCCGGGTGGCCGAGCACGAGCCGCGGCTGGGCGAAGTGGATGCGCTGCTGGACAGCGCCGCGATCCAGATCGAAGAAGCGCTTGCCCTGCTCGACCGCGTGCGCGACGACCTGGATGCCGACCCCACCCAATTCGAGGCCATGGAGCGCCGTCTCGGCCGCCTGCATGACCTGGCCCGCAAGCACCGCGTTTCGCCTGACGAGCTGGCCGCGCATCGCGACCACCTGACCGCCGAGGTTGAGAGCCTGCGCGGCGCCGACGAGCGCCTGCAGCAGCTGGACAAGCACATCGAGGCGGCCATCGGCGTCTGGCAAGGCGCCGCCAGCGTCCTCAGCGCCAGCCGCCAGAGCGCCGCGCAGGCGCTGTCCGCTGCCACCACCACGCTGATCGGCGAACTGGGCATGGGCGGCGGGCAATTCCTGATCCAGTTGCAGCCGCAAGAGACCCTGCGCCCGGATCCCAATGGCGCCGAGCGGGTGGAATTCCTGGTCGCCGCCAACGCCGGGCAGCCGCCGCGCGCCCTGCGCAAGGTGGCCTCCGGCGGCGAACTGTCGCGTATCTCGCTGGCGATCGAAGTGGCAGCGCTTGGCCTGGACAGCGTGCCGACCATGGTGTTCGACGAAGTGGATTCCGGTATCGGCGGCGCGGTGGCCGACATCGTCGGCCAGAAGCTGCGTGCCCTGGGCGAAGAACGCCAGGTGCTGTGCGTTACCCACTTGCCACAGGTCGCCGCCAAGGGCCACGCGCATTACCGCGTGAGCAAGGCGCCGGTGGATGGCATGACCCAGAGCGCGGTGGAACTGCTCGGCCCGCAGGCACGCCAGGAAGAACTGGCGCGCATGCTCGGCGGCGTGGAAGTCAGCAAGGAAGCCCGCGCGGCGGCGCGCAAGCTGCTGCAGAGCGCCTGA
- a CDS encoding Mor transcription activator family protein: MALNPVERPAGWFLLPASVQEVAEVIGLPDAMRLAGAFCPASGGPRRASHSGRAGRIYIPQRPNGDTFKRIADLVGRDAAARLVDVLGGNQVAFPPCTAFTNRIRDESVRKAWRDGTLSAPWIGWLHDITERQVRNITQGEPRPAFDAAGRPLSKNRPPL, translated from the coding sequence GTGGCACTCAATCCCGTCGAGAGGCCGGCAGGCTGGTTCCTGCTGCCGGCTTCGGTGCAAGAAGTCGCCGAAGTGATCGGCCTGCCCGATGCCATGCGGCTTGCCGGCGCTTTCTGCCCGGCGTCTGGCGGCCCGCGTCGTGCCAGCCATTCAGGACGCGCGGGGCGCATTTATATCCCGCAACGCCCGAACGGCGACACATTCAAACGCATTGCCGACCTGGTAGGCCGGGACGCTGCGGCACGGCTGGTCGATGTTCTCGGCGGGAATCAAGTTGCATTCCCGCCGTGCACGGCATTCACGAACCGCATCCGTGATGAATCCGTGCGCAAAGCCTGGCGCGACGGCACGCTATCGGCACCGTGGATTGGCTGGCTGCATGACATCACCGAAAGACAGGTTCGCAACATCACCCAAGGTGAGCCGCGACCCGCATTCGATGCGGCCGGCCGTCCACTCAGCAAAAACAGGCCGCCCCTATGA
- a CDS encoding outer membrane protein assembly factor BamE — translation MRNLLLVAAVALSTAGCGIIYKQPIYQGNLIKQTAVEQLQVGQSKQQVSALLGTPSIPDPFHAQRWDYTSTQRVDRLARTDVKNFTVFFENEQVVRWEGDYFPAQDEQLAKSAPKQFGRNLARDKKKQRGR, via the coding sequence ATGCGCAATCTCCTGCTGGTCGCCGCCGTTGCACTCTCCACCGCTGGCTGCGGCATCATCTACAAGCAGCCGATCTACCAGGGCAATCTGATCAAACAGACCGCCGTGGAGCAACTGCAGGTAGGCCAGAGCAAGCAGCAGGTCAGCGCGTTGCTGGGAACACCGTCCATCCCCGATCCGTTCCATGCCCAGCGTTGGGACTACACGTCCACGCAGCGCGTCGATCGTCTGGCGCGGACCGACGTCAAGAACTTCACCGTGTTCTTCGAAAATGAGCAGGTCGTGCGTTGGGAAGGCGATTATTTCCCGGCTCAAGACGAGCAGCTGGCCAAGTCGGCGCCAAAGCAGTTCGGCCGCAACCTGGCTCGCGACAAGAAGAAGCAGCGCGGCCGCTGA
- a CDS encoding RnfH family protein, giving the protein MRVEVIVAWPDRYSAVQLELAEGATVAEAVAASGFAGDQALVGQAVHGVIATPAQVLRDGDRVELLRPLLLDPKEARRRRAAPAKQAPGTQKKRNASP; this is encoded by the coding sequence ATGCGGGTGGAGGTCATCGTCGCCTGGCCGGACCGCTACAGCGCGGTCCAGCTGGAACTTGCCGAGGGCGCCACCGTGGCCGAGGCCGTTGCCGCCTCCGGTTTTGCCGGTGACCAAGCGCTGGTCGGCCAGGCGGTGCATGGCGTGATTGCCACGCCGGCCCAGGTGTTGCGCGACGGCGATCGTGTCGAATTGCTCAGGCCGCTTCTGCTGGACCCGAAGGAGGCGCGCCGGCGTCGTGCCGCGCCCGCCAAACAGGCGCCAGGCACGCAAAAGAAGCGCAATGCTTCGCCGTAA